The stretch of DNA ATTATGTAATCTGATCCAAATGGTCACTAGTCGATAGTTACATAGCACGCCTTTGCCTTTACGTATAGTTTAGCCCTTACGTCCATATTTTTGTTATTAGGATCAAATAGTAACACGCGTATAGTTTAGCCCTTACGTATGAATCCTGCATTATGATAATCAAGAGGCAAATGAGAAGTACGACTTAGTTTTATGGGACCAATTCGGATTGACTACTTAGTTAATAACCTTTCGATGACAACTGCAATCTCGAGTCTTTCAAACTCTTTTCGAGGTGGTGAGACACTGAGATGTCCTTCCCTGAATCGCAGGTGAGATTAATCTTGGCCTTGTATATTTTCATGGCATCTAGTTTTTTCTAACATCTATGATTCGAGCATAACAGCAATAAACATCGTCGTCAATACTTAGTTAAACAACGATAAATCACAAGTCGCAACATGACTCTTCTACTAAGAAATTCTACTTACTGTGGAATCCAGAATGGTGAAAAATCTGCTATTTGCTTAAATAAATTCTGACTAATAAATTGTTTTGCAAGAGATTtagtcaaaaaaataaaaatattcgAAGCCCACACATTAGTCAAAGTCTTCTCTAGTCGTCCACTTAGCAGTGGACTTGGCATTCCCACTAATGAATAATAATGCAAATATCAGATAGCGATGGTAGATGGTTAATAGGCTATTTATTCGTTGTCCATCAGTTgcataaactaaacaaaacaTATACGAGTACTACATTATCGTTATTACTCTACCTTGAAAACAATGGGAAAAATTGTAAAAACTTGCCTACTGATTTACACATTCATCTTTTTCAATACTACTAGATGGTGTAGCTGTAAGGCGGGTAACTCACCCAACAACTCAACCTTGAGGTGTATACCTTCTGAAAGAGCGGCCCTGCTCAACTTCAAGCACAACCTCACCTTTTTCGATGAAGATGTTTCATCTACGTGGAAAGGTGAGGAATGCTGCAAATGGAGTCGGGTGGTTTGTGATAACACGATCGGCCATGTTATCCAGCTCAATCTGAACGGAGACGAGAATTATCAATTGCTTAAAATGGAGAAGCTCGAGTACTTGGTGTATTTTCTTCAGCTGAAACAACTGGAGAGCTTGGACCTCAGCTTCAATGATTTCAGTTATAGCTCAATTCCGAGATTTATGGGTTCGATGAAGCAACTCAGGTATCTCAGTCTCTCAACTTCTTCTCTTGGTGGGTTAATTCCTTATGAATTAGGTAACCTCACTAACCTGCAAGACCTTGATCTTAGTGATAACATGTTATTGGGTGAGATTCCAGCATCATTAGGGAAGCTATCAAACTTGAAGGACCTTATTCTTTTTGATAATCAGTTGAGTGGCAAAATACCAACATCAATAGGTAAACTTTCCAAGCTGCAATCTTTAAATATTGGGGTCAATCCAATGGAAAGTACAGTTTTGTCTGGATCGCACTTTGTTAACCTCTCAAGCTTGATAGTTTTATACATGGTTGATACGATGCTAACACTCAACCTGTCTTCTGATTGGGTGCCTCCTTTCCAACTTCAATCATTCTATGCTGATAACTGTAAAATCAATGGACAACTTCCTCCATGGTTTCAAACTCAAAAGTTCCTATCAGAGCTCTTTTTGTCAAATGCAAATACCTCCGGGCTCATGCCCAGCTGGTTTCATACAATGCAACAACTCAAGCTTGTGGATCTTTCTAACAACAAGCTTTGCGGGCCTTCTATTTTCCCTATCAACTTTTTTTCAATACACCTCTATAATAACTCTCTGTCAGGGGAATTTTTGTCCAATGGTAGTAAACCTGAAGTATATCGCTCTGCTAACTATATAGATCTCACAAATAATTTTATATCTGGGCCACTTCTAGAAGGTTTAGGTCAAATAATGCCCAACTTGACAACTCTGATCCTTTCTAATAATCAAATTAGTGGTCAAATCCCCAATTCTTTGTGCCAACTTGAGTCGTTAATTTCTCTAGACATCAATAATAATAGTTTATCGGGCGAAATTCCAAATTGTTTAGCCAATTTGTCAAGACTTTCACTTGTACGTCTCTCATACAACAAGCTAAATGGACATATTCCTTGCTTTAATAATAGTGGTTCCCACCAAAATGGTGTTGGTGTGGAATTTTACTTGCATTTGAATGACAACATGCTCATTGGAGAAATGCCTTCATGCTTGAGGAGTCTCACAAATTTGAAAGTTTTAGACATTGGTGGAAATAAGCTCTCAGGCAAAATGCTTAAGTGGTTTAGTGCCGAAAAATTTAAGGAACTACAAATACTTAGGCTAAGAGGAAACAAGTTTAGTGGCACTATTCCTAGGCATATATGCTCTTTGCCTCATCTCCAAATCGTAGACCTTGGACATAACCATTTTACGGGATCCATTCCTCCTTGTTTAAGTAACCTTACAGCCATGACCCTTAATATGTCACAAGCTAGCCATTTAAATGATGCTATTAGTGAGGTAATTCAGGGAATAGAGCGTGCATATACAAGCACGCAACTATATTTGGTGGATATAGACCTCTCCTGCAATAACTTGATAGGTAGCATTCCTGATAACTTGACAAAGATCGGTGGCTTGTTAAATCTCAACTTGTCATATAATCAGCTATCTGGAATGATTCCCGAGAATATTGGGGATTTGAAGTCATTGATCTCACTTGACTTGTCAATGAATGAACTCACGGGAAGAATCCCAACAAGCATAGGTGAAATACCTATGTTAAGCCATCTTAACCTTTCCTACAACAATTTATCCGGCCCAATTCCGACTGGCAATCAGCTACAAGTCCTGTCTGATCAAGCCTCAATATATGCCGGAAATCCTTATCTTTGTGGGGATTTTTTGCCTAAGAAGTGTAAAAGTAAAGTGAATGAACAAGACAAGGATAAGAGCAATAGAGGCAAAGGCGATAATAAGGAGAAACTTGAGAAAATGGAGCTGGTCCTGGTAGTGATGTCGGGATTTGCGACTGGTTTTTGGGGTGTTGTTGGGTGTTTGGTGTTGAAAAGGAGGTGGAGGCATGCAGTTTTCCGGCGTGTTGAAGATGGTTATAACTGGTTGTATGTGATAGTTGTTCTGAAGGTGAGGGTGGTCAAAGCTAAGATCAACAGGAGTTGAGATACTAAAAAAGTTATGTATCCAACAAAGAGACTAGCATTGTACGGAGTATGTAGCAAAAGAAGCACCTCTGTCATGTTCGATCCGTATAATAATGATGTACAAAGCAAGTGTAATAATGCACTGGTGTCTGCCGTACGTATGTATAATGTACTAGGACATATAATTATGACTCCGTATTATTATATAGAAGAGTTCTAAAATTGCCAACTTCGATCCATTACTGTAAAAAAGCTCCCATAGATaatttcgttttctcaaattcgGGAACCTCAGATTTTGTATTGAAACTGAGAGAAAAAAACAAGTCAACATGAACCCATTTCAAATTTACAATTTTTTAGTTGTGACATCGAATCCTGTTGAAGATATTACGGTATATTGTAATATACCGTAATCagaataatataatattatagaataaagtaTATTATGCTACTAATATTAGAAGATACGATTATTATCTTCGGATCTTTAGACTAGTATAAATGCGATATCATTGTAACGGTTTCAGACACAAAAACTATTATCAATAACACGATTCCCTTTATGTTTTCCTCCCTCTCTATTtctaatatggtatcagagcccatggcTAAAGACCTGGGTTTCATGGGCCAAAGTTTGCAGTCGGACGAGCAAAATTGCTCAGTTGAATTTGTCCGGTCTGAGTTAATATTGAGCCATTGATgaaagaggagaagaattaccactttataaggcaaggggctactccctctactgccaattggttttagagtggaaccctcttgggcctccgttgtggactctttctcctccgtttgggtgcggcccaggcccgttGTTAAATTtaatatggtatcagagcaaagtgGATTACTTGATATGATTACTTGATTAGAGCAAAGTGGAGGACGTCCATTTTGGCAATTGTTTTCTTTGACGAGATTCGTTTACTTGTTAAATTGAAATTTTGTCGGAGTTCGAAAAAAAAATGGTGTTCTCTTTCGATTGACGACTTTTGTCAGGTTCGAAAAACTGCGGCGTTCCTGACAACGATATTTCAACGAGTTCGAAAAAATCGACGTTCTCGTTTCATTATAATTTCGACGGGTCCGAAAAACTACGACGTTCCCGTCCGCCGATTTTTTTTTGACAGGTTCGAAAAGTTGCGACGTTCCTGATCTCGACATTTCAACGAGTTCGAAAAAATCGACGTTCTCGTTTTGTTCGAATTTCTACGGGTCCGAAAAGCTACGACGTTCCCGTACACCGATGATCGAAGATTGAAGATTAAAGGTAGAAGAAAtggatttttttcttctttccttgttTGGCAAACCCATGGAAATTCTTACAAATTACCATGGGTTTGAGGGGGGATGTTGAAGATATTACGGTATATTGTAATATACCGTAATCagaataatataatattatagaataaagtaTATTATGCTACTAATATTAGAAGATACGATTATTATCTTCGGATCTTTAGACTAGTATAAATGCGATATCATTGTAACGGTTTCAGACACAAAAACTATTATCAATAACACGATTCCCTTTATGTTTTCCTCCCTCTCTATTTCTAATAAATCCAATTAAATGAGGTAGGGTTTATCAAATCAGGGGTTTTGTTGGGATTGCTCTAAATGGATTTCTTCTTGCGGATTGAAGATCAAAATGATAATGATTTTTTCCCGCGTGTACCATGTGAATTCTTTCCCGCAGGGATTATTCCCTCTCCGGGCGTCAGGTCCCCAGGAAAGTGTTCATCTAGGGAATCGAACCCAGGACCTCGCAATTCTTCCTTAGGAGGCTTTGAGGTTACCCTGGAATTCCACTAGACTCACACATCTTGGGTCATAATGATAATGATTGGGTGAGCTTTTTAAGTTTTCCTACATTTCTTTATATCAACAAAAACCGTTACTGTAAAACCGTTTTATGAgagacttaggccctgttcttttggacttaatttcagttcttacTCGTTTTATTCATGTATCAAATATTTTCCACTCACAATCTTGCTCAGGAAGCTCTTTTGTAAGCTATGCTATTTGGTGctgtcagaaaaaaaaaaaaaaaaattccactcACAAGTCTGCATATTGTAAGTCAAAGTCGTTAATTGATAAGTTCCGTTATCGGGCTGGGCCGCACCCGTATGGAGGAGAGAGAGTCTGACTTATAAGTCCAAGGaggttccatcccaaaaccaattggcaatgggtgGAGTAACTCCTTGGTTTATATGATAGACAACTCTCTCCTCTTTTATGTGGGATACTCACATGTGCCATTATCTTGGGTAAGCTGTATCTTGACACTCCCCCTCACATGTGAGGTCCCTGTTCAGGTAGATTGGATTTTTTTAAGTCTTTCGTCCAACTGCAATTTTTGGCCcagttttctttttttctttttttcatgcccaggtctttgttttagttttttcaaccatgggctctgataccatgataagttCCGTTATCGGGCTGGGCCGCACCCGTATGGAGGAGAGAGAGTCTGACATATTGTAAGTCACAAGTCTGCATATTGTAAGTCAAAGTCGTTAATATTTCCACTCACAATTCTCCACTAACATCTGTAGGTGGCTTATTACTATGGTTGTTGATTACTTTATTCTTAACTTTTGACTCAAGTATAATCATTTCGTCGACATTATTGACGTTAGGATGTACTCGTATACCATGGAGTATTATTTATAGGCTGTCAAAGTACTCGTAGTATAATCATTCCGTCGACCTATTTCGACAAAGACGTTTCATCTTCTTGGAAAGGAGAGGAGTGCTGCAATTGGGGTCGGGTGGTctgtgatagaaaaaccggacaTGTTCTCGAACTCGATCTTAGTGGAGATGGGACTAATCACTAATagtttccttaaaatgaacaagCTGGAGTCATTGGTGTACTTGCTTCAGCTAAAACAACTGGAGAGCTTGGACCTGAGATTCAATGATTTCACTTATACCTCAATCCCGAAATTTATGGGTTTGATGAAGGAACTCAGGTATCTCTATCTTTCATCTACTTCGCTGGCTGGGCTAGCATCTTCTCTTAGGTTTCCATCAAAATTGGAGTACTTGGACCTTTCTAATAATAAGTTGAGAGGCAAAATGCCAACATCAATATTAGGATAACTTTCCAAGCTGCGAAGTTTAGATATTAGCTACAATCCATTGGGAGGCACAAGTTTGTCTGAAACCCACTTTGCTAACCTCTCAACCTTGACATATTTATACATGTCTCATACCATGCTAACACTCAACCTCTCTTCCGATTAATGGGTCATTTCCAGAAGGATTAGGTCATATAATGCCTTACTTGACAATCCTATACCTTTCGAATAATCAAATCGAGGGTCCAATCCCTAATTCTTTATGTCATTTTACATCATTGGTTACTTTAGATCTGCAAAATAATAGTTTAACGGGTGTGATTCCAAATTGTTGGGGATTAGGACAGATAATGCCTAATTTACAAGGCCTAATCCTTTCTAATAATCAAATCAAGGGTCCAATCCCTGAGTCTTTGTGCCAACTTACATCGTTGATTTTTGTAGATATTCAAAATAATAGTTTATCGGGGGAAATTTCAGATTGTTGGGCGAATACAACTCTTTCATTTGTACGTCTCTCGTACAACAAGCTCAAAGGACGTATTCCTTGCTTTAATAACATAATTTCCAAAAGGTCTGAGATAAGTGATGGATTTTATTTACATTTAAATCACAACATGTTGAGCGGAGGCATCCCTTCATGCTTAAGCGATCACAAAAACCTGAAAGTTTTAGATATGGGGAAAACCATGTCTCAGGCAAAATTCCCAAGTGGTTTAGTGCCGAAAATATTGAGGAACTTGAAATACTTAGGCTTAGAGGAAACAAGTTTACCGGCACTATCCCTAGGCAGATATGCTCCTTGCCTCATCTCCAAGTCATGGACCTTGGGCATAATCATTTTACAGGATCCATACCCCCGCTGTTTTAGTAACCTTATAGCCATGACTTCACCTGATACATCATCAGATAACTTTTTAGGTGATGTTAGTGAAGTAATCCAAGGTATTGAGCGTACATATACGAGCACACTACCATATTTGGTAGATATAGACCTCTCCTTCAATAAGTTGGTGGGTAGCATTCCTGATGACATGACAAAGATCTCCGGCTTGATGAGTCTCAACTTGTCCTATAATCAGTTATCTGGAACGATACCTGAGAATATTGGGGGTTTGAATAAATTGATCTCACTTGACTTGTCAATGAATAAACTAAGGGGAAGTATCCCAGCAAGCATAGGTCAAATATATACACTGAGACACCTTAACTTGTCGTACAACAATTTATCAGGCCGAATCCTTACTGGGATTCAGCTACAAACCTTATCTGACCAAGCCTTAATTTATGCTGGAAATCCTTATGTGTGTGGGGATGCTCTGCCTATGAAGTGCAAAATCAAAATTAACGAGCAAGGTAAGGGTAGGAGTGATGAAAGCAAAGGCGATAATgaggagaagctcaagaaaataGGGTTTGACCTAGTAGTGATGTCAGGATTTGCTACTGGTTTCTGGGGTGTTGTTGGGTGTTTGGTGTTGAATAGAAGGTGGAGATATGCATTTTTCAAGCATCTCGAAGATGGCTATAACTGGTTGTATGTGAAGGTTAGGGTGGCCAAAGCTAAGATCAACAGGAGATGAGATGTTTCATGTGTTAATGTATCCAACTAAGTGACTAACATTGTAGCACAATAAGCATATCTGTCATCTTCGTCTCTTGTTGTacacacttacctggactaacgCTGCATATACCGAGTATATTATAACACAATTGTGGTTCAGTTTAAGATATTTTGGTATGAATGAAAGATGATATCATATAAAGACGGGAAATGATAAGCAATGCCTTATACTCCATAGTTCATAACTGACAATGATGTATTGAAATTGTATGTATATTAGGTAatttcgtttgtttttttttttaaatgtacatCTATGCCCAAACCTTAGGCGTATATTTTTAAGTCAAAGT from Silene latifolia isolate original U9 population chromosome 10, ASM4854445v1, whole genome shotgun sequence encodes:
- the LOC141608828 gene encoding receptor-like protein EIX2; this encodes MGKIVKTCLLIYTFIFFNTTRWCSCKAGNSPNNSTLRCIPSERAALLNFKHNLTFFDEDVSSTWKGEECCKWSRVVCDNTIGHVIQLNLNGDENYQLLKMEKLEYLVYFLQLKQLESLDLSFNDFSYSSIPRFMGSMKQLRYLSLSTSSLGGLIPYELGNLTNLQDLDLSDNMLLGEIPASLGKLSNLKDLILFDNQLSGKIPTSIGKLSKLQSLNIGVNPMESTVLSGSHFVNLSSLIVLYMVDTMLTLNLSSDWVPPFQLQSFYADNCKINGQLPPWFQTQKFLSELFLSNANTSGLMPSWFHTMQQLKLVDLSNNKLCGPSIFPINFFSIHLYNNSLSGEFLSNGSKPEVYRSANYIDLTNNFISGPLLEGLGQIMPNLTTLILSNNQISGQIPNSLCQLESLISLDINNNSLSGEIPNCLANLSRLSLVRLSYNKLNGHIPCFNNSGSHQNGVGVEFYLHLNDNMLIGEMPSCLRSLTNLKVLDIGGNKLSGKMLKWFSAEKFKELQILRLRGNKFSGTIPRHICSLPHLQIVDLGHNHFTGSIPPCLSNLTAMTLNMSQASHLNDAISEVIQGIERAYTSTQLYLVDIDLSCNNLIGSIPDNLTKIGGLLNLNLSYNQLSGMIPENIGDLKSLISLDLSMNELTGRIPTSIGEIPMLSHLNLSYNNLSGPIPTGNQLQVLSDQASIYAGNPYLCGDFLPKKCKSKVNEQDKDKSNRGKGDNKEKLEKMELVLVVMSGFATGFWGVVGCLVLKRRWRHAVFRRVEDGYNWLYVIVVLKVRVVKAKINRS
- the LOC141608829 gene encoding receptor-like protein EIX2, translated to MPYLTILYLSNNQIEGPIPNSLCHFTSLVTLDLQNNSLTGVIPNCWGLGQIMPNLQGLILSNNQIKGPIPESLCQLTSLIFVDIQNNSLSGEISDCWANTTLSFVRLSYNKLKGRIPCFNNIISKRSEISDGFYLHLNHNMLSGGIPSCLSDHKNLKVLDMGKTMSQAKFPSGLVPKILRNLKYLGLEETSLPALSLGRYAPCLISKSWTLGIIILQDPYPRCFSNLIAMTSPDTSSDNFLGDVSEVIQGIERTYTSTLPYLVDIDLSFNKLVGSIPDDMTKISGLMSLNLSYNQLSGTIPENIGGLNKLISLDLSMNKLRGSIPASIGQIYTLRHLNLSYNNLSGRILTGIQLQTLSDQALIYAGNPYVCGDALPMKCKIKINEQGKGRSDESKGDNEEKLKKIGFDLVVMSGFATGFWGVVGCLVLNRRWRYAFFKHLEDGYNWLYVKVRVAKAKINRR